The following coding sequences lie in one Methanohalophilus levihalophilus genomic window:
- a CDS encoding 30S ribosomal protein S24e, whose product MDINITEDKNNSLFNRREVNFNVTFEGPTPSRKDVKLKMAAMLNCSPQLVIVQSLDNLFGKEEVIGYAKIYESEDRMKEIEKEYVLKRNELPEEEPEEETPEEEEDAAEEAAEEASEE is encoded by the coding sequence ATGGATATTAATATCACTGAAGACAAGAATAATTCACTTTTCAACAGGCGTGAGGTGAACTTTAACGTAACTTTTGAAGGTCCTACACCTTCCAGAAAAGACGTCAAACTCAAAATGGCTGCAATGTTAAACTGTTCTCCACAGCTTGTTATTGTGCAGAGCCTTGACAACCTGTTCGGTAAAGAAGAAGTTATCGGCTATGCTAAGATTTATGAATCCGAAGATCGCATGAAAGAGATCGAAAAGGAATATGTCCTAAAAAGGAATGAACTTCCGGAAGAAGAGCCTGAAGAAGAAACTCCTGAGGAAGAAGAAGACGCTGCCGAAGAGGCTGCTGAGGAAGCAAGCGAAGAATAA
- a CDS encoding helix-turn-helix transcriptional regulator has protein sequence MRSSLSDTIWLSEKRKRLLLLLMEGPRDMDQIKKSLNVTSKAMMPQIKILMDNDLVLEEDRVFSLSEVGKIIVDNMNPLLSTLEVIEENPEYWATRDLSPIPSRLTQKLGELGDCMVIEPDINHLFDLPEEFTENLGKAAKVRTMLSYFHPLYPKLYSEISQKGIELDLIFTEMVYERMIEECYEEINTMANSKNTKLYILKNDIATTIAVTDMFVYICLFNKNGIYDHKKIMSFDDSAIKWGERFFDSYKEKAEQINKL, from the coding sequence ATGAGGTCATCCCTGAGTGATACAATATGGCTTTCTGAAAAAAGGAAACGCCTGTTGTTACTGTTGATGGAAGGTCCACGCGACATGGATCAGATCAAAAAATCCCTTAATGTTACTTCCAAGGCAATGATGCCACAAATCAAGATATTAATGGATAATGATCTTGTACTGGAAGAAGACAGAGTATTTTCACTTTCAGAAGTTGGCAAAATCATAGTCGATAACATGAACCCACTTCTGAGTACCCTTGAAGTAATTGAAGAAAATCCGGAATACTGGGCCACAAGAGATCTCTCCCCGATACCATCCAGACTTACACAAAAACTGGGAGAACTCGGCGATTGTATGGTAATTGAGCCAGATATCAATCATTTGTTTGACCTACCCGAAGAATTCACCGAGAACTTGGGAAAAGCAGCCAAAGTCAGGACGATGCTATCCTATTTCCATCCCCTGTATCCAAAATTATATTCCGAGATTTCACAGAAAGGTATTGAGCTGGATCTTATTTTCACGGAAATGGTCTATGAACGGATGATAGAGGAATGCTATGAAGAAATAAATACCATGGCAAACTCAAAAAACACTAAACTTTACATTCTAAAAAATGACATCGCCACAACCATTGCAGTGACAGATATGTTCGTATACATCTGTTTATTCAACAAAAATGGAATATACGATCACAAGAAAATAATGAGTTTTGATGACAGTGCCATTAAGTGGGGAGAGCGTTTTTTTGACAGCTACAAAGAAAAGGCTGAACAAATAAATAAGTTGTAA
- a CDS encoding 30S ribosomal protein S27ae has translation MAVKDYYKVSGDSIERVNQFCPRCGEGVFLADHKDRLSCGKCGYTEFKK, from the coding sequence ATGGCTGTAAAAGACTATTATAAGGTAAGCGGAGACAGCATTGAAAGAGTCAACCAGTTCTGCCCACGCTGTGGAGAAGGTGTTTTCCTGGCAGATCACAAGGACAGGCTTTCATGTGGGAAATGCGGTTACACCGAATTTAAGAAATAA
- a CDS encoding histidine kinase dimerization/phosphoacceptor domain -containing protein, translating into MEWKHVSLKSKLMLFILVGVALVLISSTAIIISTVTTQEEQLAYEQSIEKARSYANQFDIDMRSNQAIGQTIASTLSEYESNDRDEVNNMLYQLLEDNPNLIGTYVCYEPDAFDENDHLYANTYGHDDTGRFIPYWNRLRGSNTTLDPLLNYDTLDYYQVPKNTKNTVLTEPYYYEGVFIVSFASPIIKNDEFIGIGGVDVGLNYIDEIVNQVKTFETGYAFMTGNTGILISHPTNKEWVGSKTLYDFNVPEIDLMAEEIRKGNSGYIRTIDPITNKKSVMFYEPVKTSNYSFILVVPEEEMLAGVTDLRHRLMIISSISTLFMGAVAALIARSISRPINEIVRDFKYISDEAVGGKLDIRADTEVDVDFKKIPEGLNDILEALENAKQLREEMENVVNSSPVIVFKWRAEKNWPVEFVSKNISQFGYSQNDFEDGTITYGDMVVPEDLEIVESNLAEAIKNGETEFTCEYRIITKSGEIRWVDERTFIGRYAEGNVKDLQGIIVNIDERKRAEEALLKIEDIRKKEIHHRIKNNLQVISTLLFLESEKFKDMDVLDAFKNSRDRVRTMALVHEKLYQSEDMESIDFADYSKNLINYLSQSYVLRKSDVNIELEVEDVFLGVDTAVPLGIIINELVSNALKYAFEDKGQITIELKKFNSEYKLIVSDNGIGLPENLDVENTDSLGLQLVYTLVEQIDGKIDLDTTSGTKFTITFTEDK; encoded by the coding sequence ATGGAATGGAAACACGTTTCACTTAAGTCCAAACTCATGCTTTTTATACTTGTAGGAGTGGCACTTGTACTTATTTCATCCACTGCTATTATCATATCTACAGTAACAACGCAGGAAGAGCAGCTGGCATATGAACAATCTATTGAGAAAGCACGAAGCTACGCCAATCAATTTGACATTGATATGCGATCCAACCAGGCAATCGGCCAGACCATTGCATCAACCTTAAGCGAGTACGAATCGAATGATCGTGATGAAGTTAACAACATGCTTTACCAGCTCTTAGAAGATAATCCCAATCTGATAGGTACGTATGTCTGTTATGAACCAGATGCATTTGACGAAAACGATCATCTCTATGCAAATACATACGGGCACGATGATACAGGACGGTTTATCCCTTACTGGAACCGCCTCCGGGGTTCAAACACCACACTTGATCCCTTGCTTAATTATGACACCCTTGATTATTACCAGGTGCCAAAAAACACCAAAAATACGGTTCTTACAGAGCCATATTACTATGAAGGTGTTTTTATCGTAAGTTTTGCGTCGCCAATAATAAAGAATGATGAATTCATAGGAATCGGCGGTGTGGACGTTGGCCTCAATTATATTGATGAAATCGTTAATCAGGTGAAAACATTTGAAACCGGTTATGCCTTCATGACGGGAAACACGGGTATCCTAATTTCCCATCCCACAAACAAGGAATGGGTAGGCTCAAAGACTCTCTATGACTTCAATGTACCCGAAATTGATCTGATGGCGGAAGAAATCCGCAAAGGTAATAGTGGATACATAAGGACTATAGATCCGATTACCAACAAAAAAAGTGTAATGTTCTACGAACCTGTCAAAACATCCAATTATTCGTTCATACTTGTGGTTCCAGAAGAAGAAATGCTTGCAGGAGTAACCGATCTTCGTCACAGGCTAATGATTATCAGTTCAATATCCACTCTTTTCATGGGTGCTGTTGCAGCCCTGATAGCCCGTTCAATAAGCCGGCCGATTAATGAAATCGTCAGGGATTTCAAATACATCTCCGATGAAGCCGTCGGAGGAAAACTTGACATTCGTGCAGATACTGAAGTTGATGTGGATTTTAAGAAAATACCGGAAGGTCTTAATGATATTCTGGAAGCTCTTGAAAATGCAAAGCAGCTTCGGGAAGAAATGGAAAATGTTGTCAACAGTAGTCCTGTCATCGTTTTCAAATGGAGAGCTGAAAAAAACTGGCCTGTAGAATTTGTCTCGAAAAATATTTCACAATTTGGCTATTCCCAGAATGATTTTGAAGATGGGACTATTACCTATGGAGATATGGTCGTACCGGAAGACCTTGAAATTGTTGAATCCAATCTTGCCGAAGCAATCAAAAATGGTGAAACCGAATTCACATGCGAATACAGGATAATTACTAAGAGTGGGGAGATCAGGTGGGTAGACGAAAGAACATTCATCGGAAGATATGCCGAAGGCAATGTCAAAGATTTACAGGGCATCATTGTGAATATTGATGAACGTAAGCGTGCGGAAGAAGCCCTTCTCAAAATTGAAGACATCCGCAAAAAGGAAATCCATCATCGTATCAAGAACAATCTACAGGTGATTTCCACACTTCTGTTCCTTGAATCCGAAAAATTCAAGGACATGGATGTGCTGGATGCATTCAAAAACAGCCGGGACAGGGTACGAACAATGGCACTTGTCCATGAGAAACTGTACCAGTCTGAAGATATGGAAAGTATAGATTTCGCAGACTACAGCAAGAATCTTATTAACTATTTATCCCAATCATATGTTCTCAGAAAAAGTGATGTAAATATAGAACTTGAAGTTGAAGATGTATTCCTGGGCGTTGATACTGCAGTACCTCTTGGAATAATAATTAATGAACTTGTTTCAAATGCCCTGAAATATGCATTCGAGGACAAAGGACAAATTACAATTGAACTAAAGAAATTCAACTCTGAATACAAGCTGATAGTATCAGACAATGGTATCGGATTGCCTGAGAATCTGGATGTGGAAAATACGGATTCACTGGGACTTCAGCTGGTTTACACGCTTGTAGAACAAATTGATGGAAAGATAGATCTTGATACGACTAGCGGAACAAAGTTTACAATAACTTTCACAGAAGACAAATAA
- a CDS encoding response regulator: MTGEKILVVEDEKIVALGIKRMLKNMGYIVPSIASSGEEAIKKAEITFPDLILMDIMLKGDIDGITAAQTISDRMKIPVVYLTAYSDDKIIQRAKETCPYGYITKPFEESDLRATIELALDTHKNEK; the protein is encoded by the coding sequence ATGACAGGAGAGAAAATCCTAGTAGTTGAAGATGAGAAAATTGTGGCATTGGGTATTAAACGCATGCTCAAGAATATGGGATACATTGTTCCCAGTATTGCATCATCCGGAGAAGAGGCCATCAAGAAAGCCGAGATCACGTTCCCTGATCTGATACTGATGGATATTATGTTAAAGGGAGACATTGACGGCATTACTGCTGCTCAAACAATTTCCGACAGGATGAAAATCCCGGTGGTTTATCTCACAGCTTATTCCGATGACAAAATAATACAGAGAGCAAAGGAAACCTGTCCATATGGATATATCACAAAACCATTTGAGGAAAGTGATTTACGCGCCACTATAGAGCTCGCACTGGACACACATAAAAATGAAAAATAA
- the mtbC gene encoding dimethylamine corrinoid protein MtbC, with the protein MTDAIVSCKKDAVLAAVAKARGTLSAPDIIEKGLAAGMNEVGTLFERGKLFLPHVMMAAEAMQAGVDELQDEMGEGAGSAKLGVIVNGTVEGDVHDIGKSIVSTMLQTAGFEVHDIGRDAPVKNFIDKAKEVNANMVGISALMTTTLQGQKEVIEALKEAGLRDKVKVMVGGAPATNAWAKKIGADCYAENASDAVNKAKELL; encoded by the coding sequence TTGACTGATGCAATCGTCAGTTGCAAGAAAGACGCTGTTTTAGCAGCTGTTGCAAAAGCACGTGGTACGTTAAGTGCACCAGACATAATTGAGAAAGGTCTGGCTGCTGGTATGAACGAGGTTGGTACACTTTTTGAGAGGGGTAAATTATTCCTTCCACACGTCATGATGGCTGCAGAAGCCATGCAGGCTGGTGTAGATGAACTTCAGGATGAAATGGGAGAGGGAGCAGGCAGTGCAAAACTCGGTGTAATTGTAAATGGTACCGTCGAAGGCGACGTACACGACATAGGTAAATCTATTGTATCCACTATGCTTCAGACCGCCGGGTTTGAAGTTCATGACATTGGCCGTGATGCTCCTGTCAAGAATTTCATTGACAAGGCAAAGGAAGTTAACGCTAACATGGTCGGTATTTCCGCACTTATGACCACCACCCTTCAGGGCCAGAAAGAAGTTATCGAGGCTCTTAAGGAAGCAGGTCTGCGCGACAAGGTCAAGGTCATGGTCGGTGGCGCTCCAGCAACCAATGCATGGGCAAAGAAAATAGGTGCTGACTGCTATGCAGAAAACGCAAGCGATGCTGTCAACAAAGCAAAGGAACTTCTCTGA